The Pseudomonas sp. MM223 genome segment ACGAAAACAACCAGAACAACGGCCGAGGCCGCTCGCCGCCCCGCAGCACGGCAAAACCTGCGGTACACAGCGGCAGCAGCCCGACAAACACAATGGAATGCGCCGAGGTGACATGTTGGAGCGCCAGTGCCGTCAGCAGCGGAAAACCGATAACCACGCCAAGCGCTGTTACCGCCAATGACACCAAGTCACCCCGCTTTGGCCGAGGCTGGCGCAGCACAATCAAGAAAAGTGCCCCCAACAAGGCGGCAATGGTTGCCCGGGCACAGGTCAGAAACGTCGGTTCGAAAGCCGCCACGGCCACACGGGTTGCCGGCAACGAGCCCGCAAAAATTGCGACGCCTATGAAGCCGTTGATCCACCCGCTTGTTGTTTTTTCCATCGGTAAGTCCTCGATAATCCTGTGCTCAGTACATCACTGACGGGTTCACCAAGGCCATGTACAATCCCATACAGTTAAACCGAACTGTTATGCATACAAAACCAGCACAGTTGAGGGCACGATGAAACGCAGCGGCACGCGAATTCAAACGGTCATGGCTGAAATCCAGTCCAGGATCGCCTCCCGCACCTACACACCCGGCGCGAGAATTCCGTCCGTCCGCGCCATGGCCCAGGCCATGCAAGTCTCGGTTTCTACCGTGCTGGAGGCTTACGAACGCTTGATGGCAGAGGGCGTACTCAGCGCCCGCCCCGGCTCCGGCTTTTACGTCGCAGGGCCTGTGGCGCCACTGGCACTGACCGAACTTGGCCCCAAACTGGACCGTGTCGTCGACCCGCTGTGGATCTCGCGGCAATCGCTGGAAACCTCCCTCGATGCATTGAAGCCCGGGTGCGGCTGGCTACCGCCGTCCTGGATGTACGAAGCGGGCGTGCGCAAAGCGCTTCGAAACGTTGCCCGCTCTGACGCTTCAAAACTGACCGAGTACGCGTCACCGCTTGGCTACCCGCCGCTTCGGCAATTCTTGACGCGACGGCTGGCAGGCATCGGGGTAGAAGCCCCGCTTGAACAGATCATGCTCACCGAGTCCGGCACCCACGCCATCGACCTGATTTGCCGTTTTCTGCTGGAACCAGGCGACACGGTGCTGGTGGACGACCCCTGCTACTTCAATTTTCACGCACTGCTGAAGGCCCACAGGGTGAATGTGGTGGGCGTGCCCTATACGCCCACCGGCCCGGACATTGATGCATTCGGCGCGGCCCTGCTTGCGCACGCGCCCCGGTTGTACATTACAAATTCCGGCATCCACAACCCGACCAGCGCCACCCTGTCGCCGGTCACGGCGCACCGGCTGCTGAAGCTGGCCGACACCACCAACCTGGTGATTGTTGAAGACGATATTTTCGGCGACTTTGAACATACGCCCGCGCCACGGCTGTCGGCCTTCGATGGCCTCGCGCGGGTCATCCAGATTGGCAGCTTTTCCAAAACCATCTCCGCTTCAATCCGCTGCGGCTACATTGCTGCGCGTGGTGAATGGATCGAGGGCCTGGTCGACCTCAAGATTGCGACCACCTTCGGCGGTGGGCGCTTGGCGGCGGACATCATCCACCACGCGATTACCGATAGCGGGTACCGCAAACACATGGAGAGCGTGCGCCTTCGGTTGGCCGAGCACATGGACAAAACGGTAGCGCGGCTTCAGGCCATTGGTATCAAGCCCTGGATCATTCCCCAGGCAGGCCTGTATGCCTGGTGCCAACTGCCGCAAGGCAAGGATGCGGCAACGCTGGCCAAGGCCTGTTTGAATGAAGGTGTAGTGCTGGCGCCCGGCAATGCGTTTAGCCAGTCCATGACTGCGGGGGACTTTCTGCGGTTTAACGTTGCGCAGTCGGGGGACGCCAGAATCTATGAAGTGTTGAAGCGCGCCCTGGGTGCTTAGTCGCGTGCCCCATTCTGCGCCCCGGGCCAGGTAACAGCCTGCGCTACGATCACATCCTTGCCATTGAACGTAAGCGCAGGCCCGCCATGGAGTTGGTACCCCAGCTTCAAGGCATCACTGACCCGATGGCAAAACGAAGCGTCATCGGGGCCCGTCAGCACCCGGTAAATCGGCAGCCCATCCGGTGGTTGAGTCATCAGTTCGGTCCTTGCAGAAGTGTGTGTTAACCAAGACTACTGTTAACTGCCGGGCTATGGCTACGCAAGCCATTGTGGGAGCGGGCAAGCCGGCGAAGCAGACATGCACATGCAAGCCAGCCGCCCCCAAATTGGTTATCCTGCCCAAAACCCCAGCCCCAGCGGCCACCTAAAACAATAAATCCTGCCTTGCCCTCAGGGAGTAACCGCATGGAATTCTGGCCCCTACGCCCCTCCACCACCGACTTCCGCCTGAGCATCGAGCAAACCGCCACCCTGCTCGCCCGCACCAGCGAAAGCCACGGCAAGCTGCTGGCCGCCGACATACTGAAACTGGTCAGCGCCCAAGTCCCCTTGGCCCAATGCACCATCTTTGCCTACAGCCCCAACCGCAGCCCGCAAGTCATCTCGTTCGCCGACCGCGCACGCATGCTCGAGCTACCCAGAATCTCCAGCAACTACGCCGAACGCTTCTACAGCATGGACGGCAACCAACAGGCGATGACCGCGCGCCCTGCCCTGTCGACGGCCGACCGCATCCTGGTGCAACGCCAAGCCATCGAAGACATCGCCCACCGCGACTACCGACGCATCTGTTACGAGCTGCCGCAAATTTCCGAACGCGTCGCCCTGCTGACCCATTGCGAGGGCAACCGTTGGCTGTCGGTGAACCTCTACCGAGGCCGCGAGCACGGCCGGTTCTCAGCCAACGAGATCAACGTCATCGAAACAGTTGCCCCGCTGATCGTACAAATCTCACGCCTGCATTACCAGGCCTACCTTGAAGCCAATGAAATGCCGGCGCTGCTCAGTGAACGGGTTGTGAGCCTATACCCGGAACTGACCCGGCGTGACCAGGAGTTGCTGCAATTGATGCTGGCAGGGTGTGAGGTTGAGGGGATTAGCGTGAGCATGGGGATTCAGCTGTCGAGTGCGGCCACGTATATCAAGCGGCTGTATCGCAAGCTGGGGGTTTCTGGGCAGCGGGAGTTGTTGGCGTTGGCTACGCAGCGCAAATGGTCGGGCCAAGTGCACTGATGCTCGCAAGCGACCGGCCAAAGCACCAAACGAAGAAACCTCAGGATAACCTCCCCATGAAGCGCGTACACCGCCCGGTGTAGGAGCGGCCTTGTGCCGCGAATGGACCGCAAAGCGGTCCCAGCAATGCCCGCCCAAACCAGGTTCACAAACCCAATCAAGCCAGCTGGTCACACACCGGGCCTATCACCCCAACCTCTTCCATAAAGTCCGCAAGATACACCTCAAGCCGCGCATGTCGCTCAGCCGCAAGGCGAGCCCCCTCACAGGTTTTAAAG includes the following:
- the norG_2 gene encoding HTH-type transcriptional regulator NorG (*Name norG_2) — translated: MKRSGTRIQTVMAEIQSRIASRTYTPGARIPSVRAMAQAMQVSVSTVLEAYERLMAEGVLSARPGSGFYVAGPVAPLALTELGPKLDRVVDPLWISRQSLETSLDALKPGCGWLPPSWMYEAGVRKALRNVARSDASKLTEYASPLGYPPLRQFLTRRLAGIGVEAPLEQIMLTESGTHAIDLICRFLLEPGDTVLVDDPCYFNFHALLKAHRVNVVGVPYTPTGPDIDAFGAALLAHAPRLYITNSGIHNPTSATLSPVTAHRLLKLADTTNLVIVEDDIFGDFEHTPAPRLSAFDGLARVIQIGSFSKTISASIRCGYIAARGEWIEGLVDLKIATTFGGGRLAADIIHHAITDSGYRKHMESVRLRLAEHMDKTVARLQAIGIKPWIIPQAGLYAWCQLPQGKDAATLAKACLNEGVVLAPGNAFSQSMTAGDFLRFNVAQSGDARIYEVLKRALGA